The Lebetimonas natsushimae genomic sequence TTTGGTATAGGTACTAAAGTAGATGTAATCAGGTGTCAAAAAAAAAATGAATTAAAAAATGAAGTAAAACCTCTGCAAAAAAAAGAGGTTAAAAATATTTTTTCCAAATCAGATGATGTTATAAATAAAGTAAGGGAAATTTTTGGAAGTGATGTTAAAATTACTAAAATTAATCATCAATAAGTTTTACGCTTCCCCCTTTTAATTCAAATTCATCAAAATCATTTGCCACAAATGCATTGCCGTTATAATATTGTTTTATTTCATTTAAAATCGGTTCGTTTGTAGTAAATCTCGGTGATACATGGGTTGCAATTAAATTTTTTATATTATATTTTTGAGAGATTACTGCTAAATTTTTGGCGGTAGTGTGCATATATTTTGTTTCCATATTGTCAAAAATATCCTGAATATAAGTGCTTTCGTGAATCAGTAAATCCAAATTTTCAAGATAAGGGCATAAAATTTCAGGCTCGGCATTATCTCCTGAAATTATTACTTTTTGCCCTAAAATAGGCTCAAGTAAATAATCTTTTGCCTTGTATTTTTTACCGTTAAATTCTACATCTTTTCCTTTTTTAATATCGCCGTATAATGCACACGGATTTAGTCCATCTTTTATTAGCTTTTCCTGATTGATTTTATTTGATTTGTCATTTTCTTTTATGTAATATGCAAAACATTCAACTGAATGCATAAGAGGTAAAACAGTTACTCTAAATTTATCAAAAATTATTTCACTCCCTGCATAAATTTCGTTAATTATTAGTTTATAACCTAAATGTTCAAATCTAATATCTACAACTGATGAAATTAAATCTTTGAGCCCTTTTGGTCCGTAAATTGTAAGGGGTTTTGTTATTTTATCAAGCATTCTTGAAGTTATAAGTCCGAAAAGGCCGTAAACATGATCTCCGTGTAAGTGGGTTATAAAAATTGTATCAAGTTTTGCACTGCTTAGGCGTGATTTTAGTATCTGATGCTGAGTAGCTTCCCCACAGTCAAACAAATACCATTTATTGTCATTTTCAAATTCCATAGCAAGAGCTGAGACATTTCTTTGTTTTGTAGGTCTTCCTGCACTTGTACCAAAAAATATAAATTTCATTTTGTTCCTTTGCGGCGGAGAGTTCCTTCGTAATATGTCTTGTAAATCCCTATAATATAATGTTTTTATTAAATTTTAATTTTATTTTACCGCTAAAATTACCGCAATAATTATATTTGTTAATGGTTTTATTTTTTTTAACTATACCGTATTTTTATTTTAATATTAAATATATTTTATTGATTTTTCTTTTTCTTTAATTTTTTAATTGTATCAATTATTTTATTTACACATTCTTCAGTGTTTTTTCTTATATCTTTTTCCCAAAATCTTAATACCGTCCATCCATTAGATTTTAAAAATAAGTTTACTTCTTTGTCTCTTTTAATATTGTTTTGAAGTTTTTCAATCCAAAATTTTCGATTAGTTTTAGGTATTTTACCTGCCAAAAAGTCTTTTCCGTGCCAAAATTCACTGTCACAAAATATTGCTAATTTATATTTTTTAATACATATATCAGGTTTTCCAAAAATATCTTTACAGTTTTTTCTATATCTTATACCCTTTTCCCATAGAGCTTTACGTAAAATCAACTCTATTGAAGTGTCTTTCGATTTAATTCTTCTCATATTTTCCGAACGTGTCATTTTTGATTGTTTTATAGCATTTCCTTTATTTTTTTTGCTATAGTTTTAGCCATTAAAGGAGGTACCGCATTTCCAATTTGTCTAAATATAGCGGTTCTGGGCCCTTCAAAAAAGAAATCATCAGGAAAAGACTGTATTCTTGCAGCTTCTCTTATAGAGATTGAACGGTTTTGATTTATATCGGGGTGTATATAATAGTGTCCATCCATGGCAATATGTGCAACTATGGTATGAGAGTATTCTTTATCCGGTTTTACAACATTAAATCGATTTACAAAAACTTTTGTGTTTTTATGTTTTATC encodes the following:
- a CDS encoding ribonuclease Z gives rise to the protein MKFIFFGTSAGRPTKQRNVSALAMEFENDNKWYLFDCGEATQHQILKSRLSSAKLDTIFITHLHGDHVYGLFGLITSRMLDKITKPLTIYGPKGLKDLISSVVDIRFEHLGYKLIINEIYAGSEIIFDKFRVTVLPLMHSVECFAYYIKENDKSNKINQEKLIKDGLNPCALYGDIKKGKDVEFNGKKYKAKDYLLEPILGQKVIISGDNAEPEILCPYLENLDLLIHESTYIQDIFDNMETKYMHTTAKNLAVISQKYNIKNLIATHVSPRFTTNEPILNEIKQYYNGNAFVANDFDEFELKGGSVKLIDD
- a CDS encoding very short patch repair endonuclease, producing MTRSENMRRIKSKDTSIELILRKALWEKGIRYRKNCKDIFGKPDICIKKYKLAIFCDSEFWHGKDFLAGKIPKTNRKFWIEKLQNNIKRDKEVNLFLKSNGWTVLRFWEKDIRKNTEECVNKIIDTIKKLKKKKNQ